From Cecembia calidifontis, one genomic window encodes:
- a CDS encoding T9SS type A sorting domain-containing protein codes for MGWKFSDGSVSNGTPRLFLGTNGRTQQFTPNCNGAGAVVVRAWTNAEGRGTPHYSLPRSLTITRSPNISISTPSEIRCGVPFTATVPEVSCATSYNWTVPQGWTISGTGRIVTITPLGTSGTISVNIPVPGGCNLSGSQSVNAPFNYVINGPSLICSTGVFSVGTVPAGTSISWTSSNPSGLSINSSTGLATRLNNFNGPITVTVNISNQCGAGSFSRNVWVGTPHITNMRVNNQPVFPSQNVSLCPGNHFLNVTPTGGDVGIATWTVPSGVPHWIGNNTMDFTFPSHMSSIAISARASNSCGQGANYNFFLTRQTWNCPSSFAVVAYPNPTSDILNIEMMPVTTDVSKEDAPAIESATLLNSEGREMAKGYREGSKIVFDVRSLKKGVYFIHVMVDGELIREQILID; via the coding sequence GTGGGTTGGAAATTCTCGGATGGAAGCGTATCCAACGGAACCCCTAGACTTTTTCTTGGAACCAATGGCAGAACTCAGCAATTCACTCCTAACTGTAATGGTGCCGGCGCTGTGGTTGTCCGGGCTTGGACCAATGCAGAAGGAAGAGGAACTCCCCATTATAGCTTACCTAGAAGTTTAACAATAACCAGAAGTCCTAATATCTCTATAAGTACACCAAGTGAAATCAGGTGTGGAGTACCTTTTACTGCAACTGTTCCTGAAGTCTCCTGTGCTACTTCTTACAATTGGACAGTACCACAAGGATGGACAATATCAGGAACAGGAAGGATAGTAACAATTACTCCTCTTGGCACCTCAGGTACAATATCCGTAAACATTCCTGTTCCAGGTGGTTGTAATCTATCAGGATCCCAAAGCGTAAATGCTCCTTTTAATTATGTCATTAACGGTCCTTCTTTAATCTGCTCAACAGGTGTATTTTCTGTGGGAACAGTTCCGGCAGGAACTTCGATTTCTTGGACTTCTTCAAATCCTTCAGGTCTTTCTATCAATAGCTCAACTGGTTTGGCTACACGTTTAAATAATTTCAATGGACCAATTACAGTTACTGTTAATATTAGCAATCAATGTGGAGCAGGATCATTTTCTCGTAATGTCTGGGTCGGCACTCCCCACATTACCAATATGAGGGTCAACAACCAGCCTGTTTTTCCAAGTCAGAATGTCTCCTTATGTCCCGGCAACCATTTTCTCAACGTGACTCCAACAGGAGGTGATGTCGGAATTGCCACCTGGACAGTTCCATCAGGTGTTCCTCATTGGATCGGAAACAATACGATGGACTTTACTTTTCCCTCTCATATGTCGTCCATTGCTATCTCCGCCAGGGCTTCCAATTCCTGTGGACAAGGTGCCAACTACAATTTCTTCCTGACCCGACAGACATGGAACTGCCCAAGCTCTTTTGCTGTGGTCGCTTACCCTAATCCTACCAGTGATATCCTAAACATAGAAATGATGCCTGTCACAACAGATGTTTCTAAGGAGGATGCACCAGCTATTGAGTCAGCCACCCTGCTGAATTCAGAAGGTAGGGAAATGGCCAAAGGCTACAGGGAAGGTTCAAAAATTGTTTTCGATGTCAGAAGCCTGAAAAAGGGTGTTTACTTTATCCATGTAATGGTGGATGGCGAACTTATAAGAGAACAAATTCTGATTGATTAA
- a CDS encoding IS4 family transposase: MKDFLRDRFFSFEVLVLFILSKSNKGLNICLEEFFGESSLSPTKSAFTQARKKLCYTVFKKLNGLICSLFYQHAKFKKWKGHRVLSVDGSTLELPDHPSMSEKFSYHGFGPNADAGHYMSRISYLYDVYNGLVLDAGMESYTTSEATLCHAHLGHIKEGDLLVCDRYYASLRLFFELKGKGADFLFRMKDNWWKCVEDFSRSSSSDAEYTLILPPKYRWLLEKYPSLSQTMTVRLIKKKNKKGKISIYATSLLDRKKYTASSLINLYKQRWGIEEAYKLIKSRLEVSDFSGKTAWAVQQDFYAKTLIISLCNILCYDVEPKTKTGRTSKSARTLIINKTYALSKTKSLILKIRDLIGELEQIIQKYVKKIASKIEYSKRNQVFKRKFRAKLKYSMNYKSI, encoded by the coding sequence GTGAAAGATTTTCTTCGTGACCGTTTCTTTTCCTTTGAAGTTCTTGTGCTTTTTATTTTGTCAAAGAGCAACAAAGGACTTAATATCTGCCTTGAAGAGTTTTTTGGGGAATCTTCCTTATCGCCCACTAAAAGTGCATTTACCCAGGCCAGGAAAAAACTGTGCTATACAGTTTTTAAAAAGCTTAACGGTTTGATCTGCAGTCTTTTTTACCAACATGCAAAGTTCAAGAAATGGAAGGGGCATAGGGTGCTTTCTGTTGATGGTTCAACACTTGAACTCCCGGATCATCCCTCCATGTCAGAGAAGTTCAGCTATCATGGTTTTGGGCCCAATGCGGATGCGGGACATTACATGAGCAGGATATCTTACCTGTATGATGTTTACAACGGCCTTGTACTGGATGCCGGTATGGAAAGCTACACCACTTCGGAAGCCACCCTATGTCATGCCCATCTTGGACATATTAAAGAAGGGGATCTTCTTGTGTGCGACAGGTATTATGCATCACTGAGACTTTTTTTCGAATTGAAAGGAAAAGGGGCCGACTTTCTTTTCAGGATGAAAGACAATTGGTGGAAATGTGTCGAAGATTTTTCCCGAAGTAGTTCCTCTGATGCGGAATATACATTAATACTCCCTCCAAAATACAGATGGCTGCTTGAAAAGTATCCCTCGTTATCCCAAACCATGACCGTAAGACTGATCAAGAAAAAGAATAAGAAGGGTAAGATTTCAATATATGCGACTTCGCTGTTGGACAGGAAAAAATATACAGCCTCCTCTCTAATAAACCTGTACAAACAGAGATGGGGAATAGAAGAAGCATATAAACTGATCAAATCAAGACTTGAAGTATCTGATTTTTCCGGCAAAACAGCATGGGCGGTCCAGCAGGACTTCTATGCTAAGACCCTGATCATATCACTCTGCAATATTCTTTGCTATGATGTGGAGCCAAAAACCAAAACAGGACGGACATCAAAGTCAGCAAGGACCTTGATAATCAATAAAACTTATGCATTGTCAAAAACAAAATCCCTGATTCTTAAAATCAGAGATTTAATTGGTGAATTGGAGCAGATTATCCAGAAATATGTAAAGAAAATCGCTTCCAAAATAGAATATTCAAAAAGAAACCAGGTATTCAAGCGGAAATTCAGAGCTAAACTGAAATACTCAATGAATTACAAATCTATTTAA
- a CDS encoding AAA family ATPase, translating to MGKTTLSKLLADKTHKEIPYLDVRLPTDLAKLEEPELFLKQFKNHCIVIDEVQCKADLFPVLRALIDQYCMPGRIILL from the coding sequence GTGGGAAAAACCACTTTGTCAAAATTGTTGGCAGATAAAACCCATAAAGAAATACCTTATCTAGACGTAAGGCTTCCGACTGATTTAGCAAAGCTGGAAGAACCCGAGTTATTTCTTAAACAATTCAAGAACCACTGTATTGTTATTGATGAGGTGCAGTGCAAAGCCGATTTGTTTCCGGTCCTAAGGGCATTGATAGACCAGTATTGCATGCCGGGAAGAATCATATTACTCTGA
- a CDS encoding lipoprotein signal peptidase, which translates to MKYFKYFGIALLVILIDQAVKMLVHYQMDFGTPGQIKVFGEWFKLHYTTNPGMAFGMQIGTEYGKMILTSFRLIAMFGIGYYLFHIIKKKMHPGYIICISMILGGAIGNLIDSIFYGVWLNNAPYNAPTPWFHGQVIDMFYIDIWEGYLPDWIPIWGGSYTALWPIFNIADAAIFIGVAIILVFQGRFFDEKLAEQKTEEIDEIQKQFIEGEENTNL; encoded by the coding sequence ATGAAATACTTCAAATACTTTGGCATTGCGCTATTAGTGATCCTTATAGACCAGGCGGTAAAAATGTTGGTCCATTATCAGATGGATTTTGGCACACCTGGACAGATAAAGGTATTCGGGGAATGGTTCAAACTGCATTATACCACCAATCCCGGTATGGCCTTTGGAATGCAGATAGGAACGGAGTATGGAAAAATGATCCTTACAAGCTTCCGTCTGATAGCTATGTTCGGCATCGGGTATTACCTCTTCCATATCATCAAAAAGAAAATGCATCCGGGATATATTATCTGCATATCCATGATACTTGGCGGAGCTATTGGCAACCTGATTGACAGTATATTTTACGGTGTATGGTTAAACAATGCGCCTTATAATGCCCCGACTCCCTGGTTTCATGGGCAGGTAATTGACATGTTTTACATTGATATTTGGGAAGGGTATCTGCCGGATTGGATACCTATCTGGGGAGGAAGCTATACAGCTTTGTGGCCGATTTTCAATATTGCGGATGCAGCTATATTTATCGGAGTGGCCATTATACTGGTTTTCCAAGGTAGGTTCTTTGATGAAAAACTTGCCGAACAGAAAACAGAAGAAATTGACGAAATCCAAAAGCAGTTCATTGAAGGAGAAGAAAACACCAATTTATAA
- a CDS encoding ion transporter: MSLLPSKSRLAHIVFESDDRASKTFDLSVLLLILGSLAVVILDYEPSLNKKYHYEFYVLEWIFTGLFTLEYLLRIWLSKRKLGYFFSFYGMVDLLAIIPTYLSLFLINTQFLVVIRALRLLRVVRIFKLSRYLREAETLKTALRNSRTKIQLFVGTVLTIVLITGTLMFVIEGPESGYTSIGVSMYWAIVTLTTVGYGDITPITPLGKFLSSVIMLLGYAIIAVPTGIVSSELTAVQGTIQSSGKKVCPTCKSRHLDDDANYCKYCGEAL, encoded by the coding sequence ATGTCCTTATTGCCATCCAAATCCCGTCTGGCTCATATTGTTTTTGAAAGTGATGACAGGGCATCTAAAACCTTCGACCTTTCAGTACTGCTGTTGATTTTGGGCTCTTTAGCAGTGGTAATTTTGGATTATGAGCCATCTTTGAATAAAAAGTATCATTACGAATTTTATGTTTTGGAATGGATTTTTACAGGCCTTTTTACCCTAGAGTATCTTTTAAGGATTTGGTTGAGCAAGAGGAAATTGGGATATTTTTTCAGTTTCTATGGAATGGTGGATTTATTGGCCATAATACCCACTTACCTGAGTCTGTTTTTGATCAACACACAGTTTTTGGTGGTCATCAGGGCTTTGCGGCTGTTAAGGGTGGTAAGGATTTTCAAATTAAGCAGGTATTTGCGTGAAGCAGAGACATTAAAAACAGCATTAAGGAATTCCCGTACCAAAATCCAGTTATTCGTAGGGACAGTTCTGACAATAGTATTGATAACAGGCACCTTGATGTTCGTCATCGAAGGACCGGAAAGCGGCTATACCAGTATTGGGGTTTCTATGTATTGGGCAATCGTAACGCTTACTACGGTGGGTTATGGGGATATTACACCAATTACCCCTTTGGGAAAATTTTTATCATCTGTCATCATGCTGTTGGGTTATGCCATAATAGCGGTTCCAACCGGTATCGTTAGTTCCGAGCTGACAGCCGTACAAGGAACCATTCAAAGTTCAGGGAAAAAAGTTTGTCCTACATGTAAGTCTAGACATTTGGATGATGATGCCAATTATTGCAAATATTGTGGAGAAGCCTTATAA
- a CDS encoding outer membrane insertion C- signal — protein MKKILVFSLVLFFAAIMHVNAQVSTGLYQSSASTLVSVGTDVDNKIFGEARLATGRFVGFEGTFGYNFIQRDDVNFYSGFHLGVEGRRDGFYLGIPFGLLVKPFPVKNFGFMMEASPIFPTEYGSYFRAGLGLKYTFR, from the coding sequence ATGAAAAAAATTCTTGTATTTTCTTTGGTCCTCTTTTTTGCGGCCATCATGCATGTCAATGCCCAGGTTTCAACAGGGCTTTATCAATCAAGTGCTTCAACTCTGGTATCAGTGGGTACCGATGTGGACAATAAGATCTTCGGTGAAGCCAGACTGGCAACAGGGAGGTTTGTTGGATTTGAAGGGACTTTTGGTTATAATTTCATCCAAAGAGATGATGTAAACTTTTATAGTGGGTTCCATTTGGGTGTTGAAGGTCGCCGGGATGGATTTTATTTGGGTATACCATTCGGTTTACTGGTAAAGCCTTTTCCTGTCAAAAATTTTGGCTTTATGATGGAAGCCAGCCCCATTTTCCCAACGGAATACGGAAGTTATTTTCGGGCCGGGTTGGGTTTGAAGTACACCTTTAGGTAA
- a CDS encoding BF3164 family lipoprotein: protein MKKNRYLIYLIFLFGCGSSIQDNTEVNQVFVSSERMNLSDNLTRVKSIYLFDNLLIVSDPSAQNLYKIFDIRQDKFIKELGKKGNGPCELSSPSPIIKVDDINLSFFNKNTFQILDFPVEYLLSPTDFDYPCNYRDFKLDFNFQKIVDLGGGRILGYGLFTSKYVVFDQNKREIFPSDVKYHFEEELIGLHSYENIAMASQGNLHKRPDGKKIIFTSSNFGALDILSMEGSVPKLDFRKEMTKPIFTSQEGNVIRADYNKENVLGFLSTAVSNQYIYGLYSGEKMGDNIDDSQTVIVFDWDGKKVKEIYLDKAVSLIVVSHDDSLLFGYSDDGKANVYKFIL, encoded by the coding sequence ATGAAAAAAAATAGGTATTTAATTTACTTAATATTTTTATTTGGTTGTGGGAGTAGTATTCAAGACAATACTGAAGTAAATCAAGTTTTTGTATCATCAGAAAGGATGAATTTGAGTGATAACCTGACCCGGGTAAAATCCATTTATCTTTTCGATAATTTACTAATTGTCAGTGATCCGAGTGCTCAAAACTTGTATAAAATCTTTGACATTCGTCAGGATAAATTTATTAAAGAATTAGGTAAAAAAGGAAATGGACCCTGTGAACTAAGTTCCCCAAGTCCAATAATCAAGGTGGATGATATTAATCTATCTTTTTTTAACAAAAATACCTTTCAAATTTTGGATTTCCCAGTTGAATATTTGCTGTCACCAACAGATTTTGATTACCCCTGTAATTATAGAGATTTTAAATTAGATTTTAATTTTCAGAAAATCGTAGACCTTGGAGGTGGTAGAATTTTAGGTTATGGTTTGTTTACTAGTAAATATGTAGTTTTTGACCAAAATAAACGGGAAATTTTTCCGTCTGATGTCAAATATCATTTCGAAGAGGAATTGATTGGCCTTCACTCTTATGAAAATATTGCCATGGCCTCTCAGGGAAACTTACACAAAAGACCAGATGGTAAAAAAATTATATTCACTTCTTCAAATTTTGGAGCATTAGATATCCTATCTATGGAAGGATCAGTGCCAAAACTGGATTTTAGGAAAGAGATGACAAAACCCATATTTACCAGTCAGGAAGGAAATGTGATTCGGGCGGATTACAATAAAGAGAATGTACTTGGATTTTTAAGCACAGCAGTTTCTAATCAATACATATATGGGTTGTATTCAGGAGAAAAAATGGGTGATAATATTGATGATAGTCAAACAGTAATTGTATTTGATTGGGATGGAAAAAAAGTCAAAGAAATTTACTTAGATAAAGCAGTTAGTTTAATAGTAGTGTCCCATGATGATTCCCTTCTTTTTGGATATTCAGATGATGGAAAAGCCAATGTTTACAAATTCATTTTATAA
- the ileS gene encoding isoleucine--tRNA ligase, with product MKKYQEFKQVDYPQIGESILQFWKTNDIFNKSIQFREGADTFTFFEGPPSANGTPGIHHVMARTLKDIFCRYKTLKGFQVKRKGGWDTHGLPVELQVEKELGITKEDIGKKISVEEYNRKCQETVMRFKNEWDDLTEKIGYWVDLDDPYITFDAKYIESLWYLLKRLYEKGLLYKGYTIQPYSPAAGTGLSSHELNQPGCYRDVKDTSITAQFKVKGQDNTYILAWTTTPWTLPSNSALAVGENLDYVKVKTFNPYTYEPMYAILAKARMHAYLNPKAQEIALQDYKPGDKLIPYQIVEEFKGKAMLGWEYEQLFPIPALALPYPAFTVVAGDYVTTEDGTGIVHLAKAFGADDFRTLVQNNVPGIFVKDELGNEVPVVDKQGKFLPVVGEYLAAKMKEHGINAHKEFGPDDFFVKNYTNDDESDKEYKNTDVIISIILKNENKAFKVEKYEHSYPHCWRTDKPILYYPLESWFIKTTAYKDKLVELNKTINWKPEATGTGRFGNWLENLVDWNLSRSRFWGTPLPIWRTEDGSEEKCIGSVAELKAEMEKAIAKGFMSKSPWEGKEMDLHRPYVDDVVLVSSKGEKMFREPDLIDVWFDSGAMPYAQWHYPFENENIFKANYPADYIAEGVDQTRGWFFTLHAIAGMLFDSVAFKNVIANGLVLDKNGNKMSKRLGNAIDPFKTLKEYGPDALRWYMLSNANPWDNLKFNLDGVAEVQRRFFGTLQNTYNFFALYANLDSFVYESDKAVPVTERAELDQWIISKLQSLILEVESSMDNYDATKATRAIMNFTVDQLSNWYVRLARKRFWRGDMTQDKQAAYETLYECLMALSQLMSSFAPFYAEWMYQNLTESNREAGQNLPESVHLGNWTAADRSLIQEDLEASMDLAQRISSLVHSLRKNPKIGIKVRQPLQRIMIPVLNEKTRIQLQHVEELIKSEVNIKEVEYIDDTSGILVKDVKPNLPVLGKKLGPKMRFVVAAIKNWGQAEIAEIERNGKISVDVEGEPMDILLEEVLISSQDIPGWSVASDQGLTVALDITLTEELKQEGIARDLVNRIQNLRKDMGLEVQDKIRIKVSKHDELVDAALTNFAGYIQTETQALSLELDGALTDATVLDMDEFELKVKIEKA from the coding sequence GTGAAAAAATACCAGGAGTTTAAGCAAGTTGATTATCCCCAGATAGGAGAAAGCATCCTACAGTTCTGGAAAACGAACGATATTTTTAACAAATCCATCCAATTCAGGGAAGGTGCGGATACCTTTACCTTTTTCGAAGGTCCTCCTTCCGCCAATGGAACGCCGGGAATCCACCATGTGATGGCCAGAACCCTCAAAGATATTTTCTGCCGTTATAAGACCCTGAAGGGCTTTCAGGTAAAAAGAAAAGGAGGCTGGGATACCCATGGCTTACCGGTGGAATTGCAGGTGGAAAAGGAATTAGGCATCACCAAAGAGGATATCGGCAAAAAAATCTCCGTAGAAGAATACAACAGGAAATGTCAGGAAACGGTCATGCGCTTCAAAAATGAATGGGATGACCTGACTGAAAAAATTGGCTATTGGGTGGACCTGGATGATCCTTACATCACCTTCGATGCCAAATACATAGAATCTCTTTGGTATCTTTTGAAGAGGCTTTATGAAAAAGGCCTACTGTATAAAGGCTATACCATACAGCCCTATTCGCCTGCTGCCGGAACAGGTCTGAGCTCCCATGAGCTCAATCAGCCAGGTTGTTACAGGGACGTAAAGGATACTTCCATCACGGCACAGTTCAAGGTCAAGGGGCAGGACAATACCTATATCCTTGCCTGGACCACCACCCCTTGGACCCTTCCTTCCAACTCTGCTTTGGCAGTGGGAGAAAACCTGGATTATGTAAAGGTAAAAACTTTCAATCCCTACACATACGAACCCATGTATGCCATCCTGGCCAAGGCAAGGATGCATGCCTACCTGAACCCAAAAGCTCAGGAAATAGCACTGCAAGACTACAAACCGGGTGACAAGCTTATCCCATACCAGATTGTGGAAGAATTCAAAGGTAAAGCCATGCTGGGATGGGAATATGAACAGCTTTTCCCTATACCTGCTTTAGCCTTGCCGTATCCAGCCTTTACGGTTGTGGCGGGTGACTACGTGACTACAGAAGACGGTACCGGAATCGTTCACCTTGCCAAAGCCTTCGGTGCAGATGACTTCAGGACCCTTGTACAAAACAATGTGCCGGGCATTTTTGTAAAAGACGAATTGGGTAATGAGGTACCCGTAGTCGATAAACAGGGAAAATTCCTTCCTGTAGTAGGGGAATACCTGGCTGCCAAAATGAAGGAACACGGCATCAACGCCCACAAGGAATTTGGTCCAGATGACTTTTTTGTAAAAAATTACACCAATGATGATGAATCTGACAAAGAATATAAAAATACGGACGTCATTATTTCCATCATTCTCAAAAACGAAAACAAGGCCTTCAAGGTAGAAAAATACGAACACAGCTACCCACATTGCTGGAGAACGGATAAGCCCATCTTGTACTATCCATTGGAAAGCTGGTTTATCAAAACCACCGCATACAAAGACAAGTTGGTGGAGCTGAACAAAACCATCAATTGGAAGCCCGAGGCTACCGGTACGGGCCGCTTCGGCAACTGGTTGGAAAACCTGGTGGACTGGAACTTGAGCCGTTCCCGATTCTGGGGAACTCCCCTACCGATCTGGAGGACAGAGGATGGTTCGGAAGAAAAGTGCATAGGTTCGGTAGCCGAATTGAAGGCTGAAATGGAAAAAGCCATTGCCAAAGGATTCATGAGCAAATCCCCCTGGGAAGGCAAGGAAATGGACCTGCACAGACCTTATGTGGATGATGTGGTGCTTGTTTCCTCCAAGGGGGAAAAAATGTTCCGCGAGCCAGACTTGATCGACGTTTGGTTTGACTCGGGAGCTATGCCTTATGCCCAGTGGCATTATCCATTTGAAAACGAAAACATCTTCAAAGCCAACTATCCGGCAGACTATATCGCAGAAGGGGTGGATCAAACAAGAGGTTGGTTCTTCACCCTGCATGCCATCGCTGGTATGCTCTTCGATTCCGTGGCTTTCAAAAATGTGATCGCCAACGGTCTGGTACTGGACAAAAACGGCAACAAAATGTCCAAACGTTTGGGCAATGCCATCGATCCTTTCAAGACTTTGAAAGAATACGGACCGGACGCCCTAAGATGGTACATGCTCAGCAATGCCAACCCATGGGACAACCTGAAATTCAATCTAGACGGGGTAGCTGAAGTACAGAGAAGGTTCTTCGGTACCCTTCAAAATACCTACAACTTCTTCGCTCTTTATGCCAACCTGGACAGCTTTGTCTATGAAAGCGACAAAGCAGTACCGGTGACAGAAAGGGCAGAGCTGGACCAGTGGATCATTTCCAAACTACAGTCACTGATTTTGGAGGTGGAAAGCTCCATGGACAACTACGACGCCACCAAGGCTACCCGTGCGATCATGAACTTTACCGTGGACCAACTGTCCAACTGGTATGTGAGGTTGGCAAGAAAGCGTTTCTGGAGAGGGGATATGACACAGGACAAGCAGGCAGCTTATGAAACCCTTTACGAGTGCCTCATGGCCCTGAGCCAGCTGATGTCCTCTTTTGCACCTTTTTACGCAGAATGGATGTACCAAAACCTGACCGAAAGCAATAGAGAAGCGGGGCAGAACCTACCAGAATCCGTGCACTTGGGCAACTGGACTGCTGCGGACCGATCCCTCATCCAGGAAGACCTGGAAGCCAGCATGGATCTGGCACAGCGAATTTCCTCCTTGGTGCACTCTTTGAGAAAAAATCCAAAAATCGGCATCAAAGTACGTCAACCTTTGCAGCGCATTATGATTCCTGTTTTGAATGAAAAAACCAGGATACAACTGCAACATGTAGAGGAACTGATCAAATCTGAAGTAAACATCAAGGAGGTAGAGTACATTGATGATACCTCCGGGATTTTGGTCAAGGATGTAAAACCTAATCTTCCTGTCTTAGGTAAAAAATTGGGACCCAAAATGCGTTTTGTAGTAGCTGCCATTAAAAACTGGGGGCAAGCTGAAATTGCCGAAATTGAAAGAAACGGAAAAATAAGCGTAGATGTGGAAGGGGAACCCATGGACATCCTACTGGAAGAAGTATTGATCAGTTCTCAAGATATCCCGGGTTGGTCAGTGGCCAGTGATCAAGGACTGACAGTGGCTTTGGACATTACCTTGACCGAAGAACTCAAGCAGGAAGGTATTGCCAGAGATTTGGTAAATAGGATCCAAAACCTTAGAAAAGATATGGGACTGGAAGTTCAGGATAAAATACGCATCAAAGTGTCCAAGCACGATGAATTGGTTGATGCTGCACTGACCAATTTTGCGGGTTATATCCAAACCGAAACCCAGGCTTTATCGTTGGAACTCGATGGGGCTCTGACAGACGCTACTGTCTTGGATATGGATGAATTCGAGCTGAAGGTAAAGATAGAAAAAGCCTAA
- a CDS encoding DUF1569 domain-containing protein produces the protein MKKSILHSDHRQELLDRVAELQAGDQAHWGSMRVEEMLAHAREVAAAVLKSPKPEKKANIKQLLGKYYFFYFKKEFPKLVKGPKRFDMKGKVSQDEFLEEKQGLIDALQAFGGISHQLQGFHPFFGPLNHQEWGILVWKHTDHHLRQFGV, from the coding sequence ATGAAAAAATCCATCCTTCACTCAGACCATCGCCAAGAACTACTGGACAGAGTAGCCGAGCTTCAAGCGGGAGACCAAGCACATTGGGGAAGTATGCGGGTAGAGGAGATGCTGGCACATGCACGGGAGGTAGCGGCTGCTGTATTGAAATCGCCCAAACCTGAGAAGAAGGCAAATATCAAGCAGCTTCTCGGGAAGTACTATTTTTTCTATTTCAAAAAAGAATTTCCCAAGCTGGTCAAAGGCCCCAAACGCTTTGACATGAAGGGTAAGGTTTCCCAAGATGAATTTCTGGAAGAAAAGCAAGGATTAATCGATGCCCTGCAAGCCTTTGGCGGTATTAGCCACCAACTCCAAGGCTTCCACCCCTTCTTCGGACCGCTCAATCACCAAGAATGGGGAATATTGGTATGGAAGCATACCGATCATCACCTGCGGCAGTTCGGTGTTTGA
- a CDS encoding IS30 family transposase → MNKFKHLSQEQRYQIEALFRNGTSQTKIAAIIGVNKSTVSRELQRNTGKRGRYSGEYKAAVAQNRTDERHRLKRKRIKFTESLKEEARKFLVVDKLSPELISVTWKKQGKEGVCHETLYNWIFTAKKSSHWRYRRDRELYKNLRHGKRKRKRGNYRHTRGIIRERVPIDQRPPVVEKRQRIGDIEVDLMMGKNHKSALLVLVDRATLVTTIEKLDGKNADIIEQKIAKRIQRIGASFFKSITFDNDMAFANHYKIRDKFNIPTFFTRPYTSQDKGTVENRIGLIRAFLPKGTDLNQISREQIQNIETKINNRPIRKFNYLSPIECLMKKLGVAFMT, encoded by the coding sequence ATGAATAAATTTAAACATCTCAGCCAGGAACAAAGGTACCAAATAGAGGCTTTATTTAGAAACGGAACTTCCCAGACCAAAATCGCTGCGATTATCGGTGTCAACAAAAGTACTGTATCCAGAGAACTTCAAAGAAATACCGGCAAGAGGGGCCGTTATAGCGGTGAATATAAGGCTGCAGTTGCCCAGAACCGTACAGACGAAAGACATAGACTCAAGAGAAAGCGAATCAAATTTACCGAGTCCCTTAAAGAAGAGGCCCGCAAATTCCTTGTTGTTGACAAATTGAGCCCAGAGCTAATATCGGTCACCTGGAAGAAACAAGGTAAAGAAGGGGTTTGTCATGAGACACTCTACAACTGGATATTTACTGCCAAAAAAAGTAGCCATTGGAGATACCGAAGGGACAGGGAGCTTTACAAGAATCTCCGGCATGGTAAAAGAAAGCGTAAGAGAGGTAATTACAGGCATACCAGAGGAATTATCAGGGAGAGAGTTCCAATTGACCAAAGGCCTCCTGTAGTTGAAAAAAGACAAAGGATAGGAGATATTGAAGTAGACCTTATGATGGGGAAAAACCACAAATCAGCTCTTTTGGTACTGGTGGACAGGGCAACCTTGGTTACTACCATAGAGAAACTTGATGGTAAAAATGCAGATATCATTGAACAGAAAATAGCAAAGAGAATACAGAGAATTGGTGCTTCGTTCTTCAAATCAATCACTTTCGATAATGATATGGCATTCGCAAACCATTATAAAATCAGAGATAAATTCAATATCCCAACATTCTTTACAAGACCATACACTTCACAGGATAAAGGAACAGTGGAAAACAGAATCGGACTTATCAGGGCTTTCCTGCCAAAGGGTACTGACCTCAATCAAATCTCTCGGGAACAGATCCAAAATATAGAAACCAAAATCAATAACAGGCCAATAAGAAAGTTTAATTATCTTAGTCCTATCGAATGTCTAATGAAAAAATTAGGCGTTGCATTTATGACTTGA